The following nucleotide sequence is from Sporichthyaceae bacterium.
GGGCGCGTTGCCGCGGAGATCCTCAGCCCCTACCCCCCGGGCGTGCCCGCCGTGGCGCCGGGGGAGGTCATCACCGCGCAGGTCCTGGACTACCTGGCCACCGGCGTGGCAGCAGGCATGCTGGTCCCCGACGCCGTCGACCCGTCCCTGTCGACGGTACGGGTGGTGGCCTGAGCCCGCCGATCCGCCCAGCGCGTGGCGCTCCCTCGCGCCTGCGGTGCGGATCTGACGATGCGCCACTGCAGCTGGGTGCGCCTCGCGGCTCAGCTGTGGGGCCCGAGGCACGGTGGACGGGATCCCGGCGCAGAGGTCGACACCACCTCGCTGAAGGAAACTGCGCGGCAACAAGACGCTGATCGCCCACCCACCCGGCGCCGCGCCCCGGCCGGTGCAGCGAAGGACCCTCAGACGTGACGATGCGTCATGAGGTCCCGGGCGGACCGGTTCGCCCAGCCTGCGGTGCGTGCGGA
It contains:
- a CDS encoding ornithine decarboxylase → GRVAAEILSPYPPGVPAVAPGEVITAQVLDYLATGVAAGMLVPDAVDPSLSTVRVVA